From the Roseateles sp. XES5 genome, one window contains:
- the aat gene encoding leucyl/phenylalanyl-tRNA--protein transferase, which translates to MAGRRSRHPEITPELLLRAYSIGLFPMADSADDPELFWVEPDIRGVLPLDAFHVSRSLAKTIRQKPFDIRFDTAFDAVVAACAEAAPDRPSTWINAKIKSLYSTLHRMGHAHSVEAWADGQLVGGLYGVSLGAAFFGESMFSRRTDASKICLVHLVERLKTNGFRLLDTQFTTEHLKTFGAIDVPKIDYEDMLANALASPNLQF; encoded by the coding sequence ATGGCAGGGCGGCGCAGCCGGCACCCGGAAATCACCCCGGAACTCTTGCTGCGCGCCTATTCCATCGGGCTTTTCCCGATGGCCGATTCGGCCGATGACCCGGAGCTGTTCTGGGTCGAGCCCGATATCCGGGGCGTCCTCCCGCTGGACGCCTTCCACGTCTCGCGCAGCCTCGCCAAGACGATCCGCCAGAAGCCCTTCGACATCCGTTTCGATACCGCCTTCGACGCCGTGGTCGCCGCCTGCGCCGAGGCCGCGCCGGACCGGCCGTCGACCTGGATCAACGCCAAGATCAAATCGCTCTACAGCACGCTGCACCGCATGGGCCATGCCCATTCCGTCGAGGCCTGGGCGGACGGCCAGCTTGTCGGCGGCCTCTACGGCGTCTCGCTCGGCGCGGCCTTCTTCGGCGAAAGCATGTTCTCGCGGCGCACCGACGCCTCGAAGATCTGCCTCGTGCATCTGGTGGAGCGCCTGAAGACGAACGGCTTCCGCCTGCTCGACACGCAGTTCACCACCGAGCACCTCAAGACCTTCGGCGCCATCGACGTGCCGAAGATCGACTACGAGGACATGCTGGCCAACGCGCTGGCCTCGCCCAATCTGCAGTTCTAG
- the gatB gene encoding Asp-tRNA(Asn)/Glu-tRNA(Gln) amidotransferase subunit GatB, translating to MEVHAQVLSNSKLFSGASTEFGKAPNANVSLVDAAMPGMLPVINVECVRQAVRTGLGLKAQINHRSIFDRKNYFYPDLPQGYQISQFKDPIVGEGKITISLGPDRQGNFEDIEIGIERLHLEQDAGKSMHDQHPTMSYVDLNRSGVALMEIVSKPDMRSSDEAKAYMTKLRSIVRYLGTCDGNMDEGSMRADVNVSVRRPGEAFGTRCEIKNVNSIRFIGQAIEYEARRQIGILEDGGSIDQETRLFDPGKGETRSMRSKEDAHDYRYFPDPDLLPLEFDNEFVGALLADLPELPDDKKIRFVKDLGLSVYDASVLVSEKAIADYYEAVAAGRDGKIAANWVINDLLGALNKDGKAIEETPVSPAQLGGVIDLIKDGTISGKIAKDLFEIVWNEGGNPAEIVEARGMKQVTDTGAIEKAVDEIIAANPDQVAKVLAKPTLAGWFVGQVMKATGGKANPQAVQALVKAKLGIEE from the coding sequence ATGGAGGTGCACGCGCAGGTCCTGTCCAATTCCAAGCTCTTCTCCGGCGCCTCGACGGAATTCGGCAAGGCGCCGAACGCCAATGTCTCGCTGGTCGATGCCGCCATGCCGGGCATGCTGCCGGTCATCAACGTCGAATGTGTCAGGCAGGCGGTGCGCACGGGCCTCGGCCTGAAGGCGCAGATCAACCACCGCTCGATCTTCGACCGCAAGAACTACTTCTATCCGGACCTGCCGCAGGGCTACCAGATCTCGCAGTTCAAGGACCCGATCGTCGGCGAGGGCAAGATCACCATCTCGCTCGGCCCGGACCGCCAGGGCAACTTCGAGGATATCGAGATCGGCATCGAGCGCCTGCACCTCGAGCAGGACGCCGGCAAGTCGATGCACGACCAGCATCCGACCATGTCCTATGTCGACCTCAACCGGTCGGGCGTCGCGCTGATGGAGATCGTCTCCAAGCCGGACATGCGCTCGTCGGACGAGGCCAAGGCCTATATGACGAAGCTGCGCTCCATCGTGCGTTATCTCGGCACCTGCGACGGCAACATGGACGAGGGCTCCATGCGCGCCGACGTCAACGTCTCCGTGCGCCGCCCGGGCGAGGCCTTCGGCACGCGCTGCGAGATCAAGAACGTCAACTCCATCCGCTTCATCGGCCAGGCGATCGAATATGAAGCCCGCCGCCAGATCGGCATTCTGGAGGATGGCGGCAGCATCGACCAGGAAACCCGTCTCTTCGATCCCGGCAAGGGCGAGACGCGCTCCATGCGCTCGAAGGAAGACGCGCACGACTACCGCTATTTCCCCGACCCGGACCTGCTGCCGCTGGAATTCGACAACGAATTCGTCGGCGCGCTGCTCGCCGACCTGCCGGAACTGCCCGACGACAAGAAGATCCGCTTCGTCAAGGACCTCGGCCTGTCGGTCTACGACGCCTCGGTGCTCGTTTCGGAAAAGGCGATCGCCGACTATTACGAGGCCGTGGCCGCCGGCCGTGACGGCAAGATCGCCGCGAACTGGGTCATCAACGACCTGCTCGGCGCCTTGAACAAGGACGGCAAAGCCATTGAAGAGACTCCGGTTTCGCCCGCCCAGCTCGGCGGCGTCATCGATCTCATCAAGGACGGCACCATCTCCGGCAAGATCGCCAAGGATCTCTTCGAGATCGTCTGGAACGAGGGCGGCAACCCGGCCGAGATCGTCGAGGCGCGCGGCATGAAGCAGGTCACCGACACCGGCGCCATCGAGAAGGCCGTCGACGAGATCATCGCCGCCAACCCCGACCAGGTGGCCAAGGTTCTCGCCAAGCCGACGCTTGCCGGCTGGTTCGTCGGCCAGGTCATGAAGGCGACGGGCGGCAAGGCCAACCCGCAGGCCGTTCAGGCGCTGGTCAAGGCCAAGCTCGGCATCGAGGAGTAA
- a CDS encoding DUF2167 domain-containing protein: MKRTYAAAALFVLALTGSALAEPYQSMFPARNFTDEAKRHLEKLDFKQGAIPLPGANATLNVPGNFYYLDPEDTRTVLVDIWGNPAGSGEGTLGMIFPVKYTPLDGDSWGSVVEYNADGYVSDVDAASTDYDELLKTLKQAVAENNVEREKQGFPRVTLVGWASAPRYDQSAHALHWARDLIFSDAQGAHTLNYSVRVLGREGVMQYNFIASLPQLEEIKASIPDVIGIVQFDKGKSYDDYQQGDKLAAYGMAGIIAAGAGAKVAAKAGLIAIALAFLKKGGFLIALLFAGAGRFLKGLFSRKSPGA; this comes from the coding sequence TTGAAACGCACCTACGCCGCCGCCGCGCTCTTTGTCCTCGCGCTGACAGGAAGCGCGCTTGCCGAGCCCTACCAGAGCATGTTTCCCGCCCGTAACTTCACGGACGAAGCCAAGCGCCATCTGGAGAAGCTGGATTTCAAGCAGGGCGCGATCCCGCTTCCGGGCGCCAATGCGACCCTGAACGTTCCCGGCAATTTCTATTATCTCGACCCCGAGGATACCAGGACCGTTCTCGTCGACATCTGGGGCAATCCCGCCGGATCCGGCGAGGGCACGCTCGGCATGATCTTCCCGGTGAAGTACACGCCGCTCGACGGCGACAGCTGGGGATCGGTCGTCGAATACAATGCCGACGGCTATGTCTCCGATGTCGATGCGGCCAGCACCGACTATGACGAATTGCTGAAAACCTTGAAGCAGGCCGTCGCCGAGAACAATGTCGAGCGCGAGAAGCAGGGTTTTCCGCGCGTCACGCTGGTCGGCTGGGCGTCCGCGCCCCGCTACGATCAGTCCGCGCATGCCCTGCACTGGGCCCGCGACCTGATCTTCAGCGACGCGCAGGGGGCGCATACGCTGAACTATTCGGTGCGCGTGCTCGGCCGGGAAGGCGTCATGCAGTACAATTTCATCGCCAGCCTGCCGCAGCTCGAAGAGATCAAGGCCTCGATTCCCGACGTCATCGGGATCGTCCAGTTCGACAAGGGCAAGTCCTATGACGACTATCAGCAGGGCGACAAGCTCGCCGCCTATGGCATGGCCGGCATCATCGCGGCGGGCGCGGGTGCCAAGGTCGCAGCAAAGGCGGGCCTCATCGCCATCGCCCTCGCCTTTCTCAAGAAAGGCGGCTTCCTGATCGCGCTGCTGTTCGCGGGCGCCGGACGCTTCCTCAAGGGTCTCTTCAGCCGAAAGTCGCCGGGCGCCTGA
- a CDS encoding GNAT family N-acetyltransferase, with protein MFFVRTASERDLAKVSALLAETWHATYDALYGADKVSEITARWHSLPALKARLERKDSEFVVADNGRDLAGMGYVAMAKDRPKAAFLHQLYVLPRFQRQGIGRDMFAELETCFPDARTMLLEVDPRNAAAVAFYAAHGFAKVGEAQHSADNVSGVPLDVYEKPLGG; from the coding sequence GTGTTCTTCGTCCGCACGGCTTCGGAGCGCGATCTGGCCAAGGTCAGCGCGCTGCTGGCCGAGACGTGGCACGCGACCTATGACGCGCTCTACGGCGCGGACAAGGTCAGCGAGATCACCGCGCGCTGGCATTCCCTGCCGGCGCTGAAGGCCCGGCTGGAGCGCAAGGACAGCGAGTTCGTCGTCGCCGACAACGGCCGCGACCTTGCCGGCATGGGCTATGTCGCCATGGCGAAGGACCGCCCGAAGGCCGCCTTCCTGCACCAGCTCTACGTGCTGCCGCGCTTCCAGCGGCAGGGCATCGGCCGCGACATGTTCGCCGAGCTCGAAACCTGCTTCCCGGATGCCAGGACGATGCTGCTGGAGGTCGATCCGCGCAACGCGGCGGCGGTCGCCTTCTATGCCGCGCACGGCTTTGCCAAGGTGGGCGAGGCGCAGCATTCGGCCGATAACGTCTCCGGCGTGCCGCTCGATGTCTACGAGAAGCCGCTCGGCGGCTGA
- a CDS encoding DUF1294 domain-containing protein: MDTATALFIIFLIFNVVTFCLYWWDKEAARDGHWRVSEARLLQFAFLGGSLGAFAAQRLLRHKTRKEPFRTQLLAILVLHALLVPVALIFGPDLLRMLHTG; the protein is encoded by the coding sequence ATGGACACCGCAACGGCGCTTTTCATCATTTTCCTCATCTTCAACGTCGTGACGTTCTGCCTCTACTGGTGGGACAAGGAGGCCGCGCGCGACGGCCACTGGCGCGTCTCCGAAGCACGGCTGCTCCAGTTCGCCTTTCTCGGCGGAAGCCTCGGCGCCTTCGCCGCGCAACGCCTGCTGCGCCACAAGACGCGCAAGGAACCATTCCGTACGCAGCTTCTGGCGATCCTCGTGCTGCATGCGCTGCTGGTCCCGGTGGCGCTGATCTTCGGCCCGGACCTTCTGCGGATGCTGCACACAGGCTGA
- a CDS encoding YjhX family toxin → MDISRAEQRILHLLAQGGRIDIEKDDNRKITTVACVTRDGWRASGLDIDLFRKLKRRRCIASSGGRPYRITQRGLELVRAQLDNQ, encoded by the coding sequence ATGGACATTTCGCGCGCCGAACAGCGCATTCTTCACCTGCTCGCCCAGGGCGGCAGGATCGACATCGAAAAAGACGACAACCGCAAGATCACGACGGTCGCCTGCGTCACGCGGGACGGCTGGCGGGCAAGCGGCCTCGACATCGACCTCTTCCGCAAGCTGAAGCGCCGGCGGTGCATCGCCTCCTCCGGCGGCAGGCCCTATCGCATCACGCAGCGGGGGCTCGAACTGGTGCGGGCGCAGCTGGACAACCAGTGA
- a CDS encoding Rrf2 family transcriptional regulator produces MKRNSRLSAVLHALMHMAEREEPMTSDDLALCLDTNAVVVRRTMAGLREAGIVQSGRGHGGGWHFARPLAEISLLDIYNALGEPIVFQIGPATEMPGCVVEQSVNRVIGDALKDAEAILMARFSGTTLADLAADFRAAARHCQATTGTDRG; encoded by the coding sequence ATGAAAAGAAACAGCCGCCTTTCCGCCGTGCTTCACGCGCTCATGCACATGGCCGAACGCGAGGAACCGATGACCTCGGACGATCTCGCGCTCTGCCTCGACACCAATGCCGTCGTCGTGCGGCGCACCATGGCGGGGCTGCGCGAGGCCGGCATCGTGCAGTCCGGCCGCGGCCATGGCGGCGGCTGGCACTTTGCCCGGCCCCTTGCCGAGATCTCGCTGCTCGACATCTACAACGCCCTCGGCGAGCCGATCGTCTTCCAGATCGGCCCGGCGACGGAAATGCCGGGCTGCGTGGTCGAACAATCCGTCAACCGGGTGATCGGCGACGCCCTGAAGGACGCCGAGGCGATCCTGATGGCGCGCTTTTCCGGCACGACACTGGCGGACCTTGCGGCCGATTTCCGCGCGGCGGCCAGGCACTGCCAAGCCACTACCGGCACCGACCGCGGCTAG
- a CDS encoding NADH:ubiquinone oxidoreductase subunit NDUFA12, with protein sequence MNLLKQIFTWWNGQTIGTRFHTWRFGTRVGQDELGNVYYQGGKDSEGRTRRWVIYNGYAEASAIPPGWHGWMHHRTDVSPADEDYKAREWQQPHRPNPTGTAQAYRPPGSLAATGERPRVTGDYDAWTPGN encoded by the coding sequence ATGAACCTTCTCAAGCAGATTTTCACCTGGTGGAACGGTCAGACGATCGGCACCCGTTTCCATACCTGGCGCTTCGGCACCCGGGTCGGCCAGGATGAGCTCGGCAACGTCTACTATCAGGGCGGCAAGGATTCCGAAGGCCGCACCCGTCGCTGGGTGATCTACAACGGTTATGCCGAAGCCTCCGCCATCCCGCCGGGCTGGCACGGCTGGATGCATCACCGCACGGACGTTTCCCCGGCGGACGAGGACTACAAGGCGCGCGAATGGCAGCAGCCGCACCGCCCGAACCCGACCGGCACGGCCCAGGCCTACCGCCCGCCGGGCTCGCTTGCCGCCACCGGCGAGCGTCCGCGCGTGACGGGCGACTACGACGCCTGGACCCCGGGTAACTGA
- a CDS encoding slipin family protein: MTMFLDMILGRKRVLVKANERLLALYKGEVIGIFGAGEHALPNRRGMLELERHDMNRPVFASAYEKPLFDTLPQVARRELTVLRTNAREIAVVERDGEIYTVLSPDQKLVVWTAAGPWTETRVDLSERLDVDPELMRRLTRARRGELVTAFVVHDGQVGLLFVDGTHQRMLEPGTHAFWNLGKTVQVRVVDLKRQSLDVTGQELLTRDKVTIRVNISAEYRVVDPLKAVSEVKDFADALYRALQFAFRQTLGTLTLDQILERKVTVNAEAAEKVRTDMAAIGVEVSAIELKDVILPGEMRDILNQVVAAEKQAEANVIRRREETNATRSLLNTAKVMAENPVMLRLKELEALEAIAGKVERLTIHNGTAGLMNDLVQLRDK, from the coding sequence ATGACGATGTTTCTCGATATGATTTTGGGGCGCAAGCGCGTCCTCGTGAAGGCCAACGAACGGCTGCTCGCTCTCTACAAGGGAGAGGTTATCGGCATTTTCGGCGCGGGGGAACATGCCCTGCCGAACCGCCGCGGCATGCTGGAACTGGAACGCCACGACATGAACCGGCCGGTCTTCGCCTCGGCCTACGAGAAGCCGCTGTTCGACACGCTCCCGCAGGTCGCGCGCCGTGAACTGACGGTCCTGCGCACGAATGCCCGCGAAATCGCGGTCGTCGAGCGGGACGGCGAGATCTACACGGTGCTGTCGCCGGACCAGAAGCTGGTGGTGTGGACCGCCGCCGGTCCGTGGACCGAGACGCGCGTCGACCTTTCCGAACGGCTCGACGTCGATCCGGAGCTGATGCGCCGGCTGACGCGCGCCCGCCGCGGGGAACTGGTCACGGCCTTCGTCGTCCATGACGGCCAGGTCGGCCTGCTCTTCGTCGACGGCACGCACCAGCGCATGCTTGAGCCGGGCACGCACGCCTTCTGGAACCTCGGCAAGACGGTCCAGGTGCGCGTGGTCGACCTGAAGCGTCAGTCGCTCGACGTGACCGGCCAGGAACTGCTCACCCGTGACAAGGTCACGATCCGGGTGAACATTTCGGCCGAGTACCGCGTCGTCGATCCGCTGAAGGCCGTCTCCGAGGTCAAGGACTTCGCCGACGCCCTCTACCGGGCGCTGCAGTTCGCCTTCCGCCAGACGCTCGGCACGCTGACGCTCGACCAGATCCTTGAACGCAAGGTGACGGTCAATGCCGAGGCCGCCGAGAAGGTGCGCACGGACATGGCCGCCATCGGGGTCGAGGTTTCGGCCATCGAGCTCAAGGACGTGATCCTGCCGGGCGAGATGCGCGATATCCTCAACCAGGTCGTGGCCGCCGAAAAGCAGGCCGAGGCCAATGTCATCCGCCGCCGCGAGGAGACGAACGCAACCCGTTCGCTGCTCAACACGGCCAAGGTGATGGCCGAAAACCCGGTCATGCTGCGGCTGAAGGAGCTGGAAGCGCTCGAGGCCATCGCCGGCAAGGTCGAGCGCCTGACCATCCACAACGGGACGGCAGGCCTGATGAACGACCTCGTGCAGCTGCGCGACAAGTAA
- the accB gene encoding acetyl-CoA carboxylase biotin carboxyl carrier protein — protein MADKKHGIDQALIRDLANILNETDLTEIEVEQDDLRIRVSRAGTPQYVQAPIAAPVQAFAAPAVAATAGAAPVADARNNKNAVTAPMVGTAYLSPAPGARAFIEVGATVKEGQTILIIEAMKTMNQIPAPRSGKVTEILVSDASPVEYGEPLIVIE, from the coding sequence ATGGCTGACAAGAAACACGGCATCGATCAGGCTCTGATCCGCGATCTCGCCAACATCCTCAACGAGACGGACCTGACCGAGATCGAAGTGGAGCAGGACGACCTGCGCATCCGCGTCTCGCGCGCCGGCACGCCGCAATATGTCCAGGCGCCCATCGCCGCCCCGGTCCAGGCCTTCGCCGCCCCGGCCGTCGCCGCCACCGCGGGCGCCGCGCCCGTCGCCGACGCACGCAACAACAAGAACGCCGTCACCGCCCCGATGGTCGGCACGGCGTATCTGTCGCCCGCCCCCGGCGCGCGCGCCTTCATCGAGGTCGGTGCGACGGTCAAGGAAGGCCAGACCATCCTCATCATCGAAGCCATGAAGACGATGAACCAGATCCCCGCCCCGCGCTCGGGCAAGGTGACGGAAATCCTCGTCTCGGATGCAAGCCCGGTCGAATATGGCGAACCGCTGATCGTCATCGAATAA
- the accC gene encoding acetyl-CoA carboxylase biotin carboxylase subunit produces the protein MISKVLIANRGEIALRVLRACKELGIATVAVHSTADADAMHVRLADESVCIGPPPSRESYLNIHQIVAACEITGADAVHPGYGFLSENAKFAEILDAHGITFIGPTAEHIRIMGDKITAKQTAQDLGIPVVPGSDGEVKPENALEIARQIGFPVLIKATAGGGGRGMKVAKSEADLEEAVATARSEALAAFGNDAVYMEKYLGKPRHIEIQVVGDGMGNAVHLGERDCSLQRRHQKVWEEANSPALNVEQRMKIGQVCADAMKKLKYRGAGTFEFLYENGEFYFIEMNTRVQVEHPVTEMVTGIDIVQMQIRIAAGEKLPFTQRQIEMRGHAIECRINAEDPRTFVPSPGTITHFHAPGGLGVRVDSGAYQGYKIPPYYDSLIGKLIVHGRTRVECMMRLRRVLDEFVIDGIKTTLPLFQDLIGNQDIANGDYDIHWLENYLANKTDA, from the coding sequence ATGATCTCCAAAGTCCTCATTGCCAACCGCGGCGAAATCGCCCTTCGCGTCCTCCGGGCGTGCAAGGAGCTCGGCATCGCCACGGTCGCCGTGCATTCGACGGCGGACGCCGACGCCATGCATGTGCGCCTCGCCGACGAGAGCGTGTGCATCGGCCCGCCGCCGTCGCGCGAAAGCTACCTGAACATCCACCAGATCGTCGCGGCCTGCGAGATCACCGGCGCCGACGCCGTGCATCCGGGCTACGGCTTCCTGTCGGAAAACGCCAAGTTCGCGGAAATCCTCGACGCGCACGGCATCACCTTCATCGGCCCGACGGCGGAACATATCCGCATCATGGGCGACAAGATCACCGCCAAGCAGACGGCGCAGGATCTCGGCATCCCGGTCGTTCCGGGCTCCGACGGCGAAGTGAAGCCGGAGAACGCGCTGGAAATCGCGCGCCAGATCGGCTTCCCCGTGCTCATCAAGGCCACCGCCGGCGGCGGCGGCCGCGGCATGAAGGTCGCCAAGAGCGAGGCCGATCTCGAGGAAGCCGTCGCGACGGCCCGTTCCGAGGCGCTCGCCGCCTTCGGCAACGACGCCGTCTACATGGAAAAGTACCTCGGCAAGCCGCGCCATATCGAAATCCAGGTCGTCGGCGACGGCATGGGCAATGCGGTGCATCTGGGTGAACGCGACTGCTCGCTGCAGCGCCGCCACCAGAAGGTCTGGGAAGAAGCCAACTCCCCGGCCCTCAATGTCGAACAGCGCATGAAGATCGGCCAGGTCTGCGCCGACGCCATGAAGAAGCTGAAATACCGCGGCGCGGGCACCTTCGAATTCCTCTACGAGAACGGCGAGTTCTATTTCATCGAGATGAACACCCGCGTGCAGGTGGAGCATCCGGTGACGGAGATGGTTACCGGCATCGACATCGTGCAGATGCAGATCCGCATCGCCGCCGGCGAGAAGCTGCCCTTCACCCAGCGCCAGATCGAGATGCGCGGCCACGCCATCGAGTGCCGCATCAACGCCGAGGACCCGCGCACCTTCGTTCCCTCCCCGGGCACGATCACGCATTTCCATGCACCGGGCGGCCTTGGCGTCCGCGTCGATTCGGGCGCCTATCAGGGCTACAAGATCCCGCCCTACTACGACAGCCTGATCGGCAAGCTCATCGTGCACGGCCGCACCCGCGTCGAATGCATGATGCGCCTGCGCCGCGTTCTCGACGAGTTCGTCATCGACGGCATCAAGACGACGCTGCCGCTGTTCCAGGACCTCATCGGCAACCAGGACATCGCCAACGGCGATTACGACATCCATTGGCTGGAGAATTATCTGGCCAACAAGACCGACGCCTGA
- a CDS encoding NAD(P)/FAD-dependent oxidoreductase, with product MTEDAIIVGGGFAGLSAALQLARARRRVTVVDTGEPRNRFAAHAHGFLAQDGRPGRDILADARRQLAAYETVTFRDAPAERLDGERDAFTVVTGDGGRIAGRRVLLATGFEDQLPAIPGLAERWGKTVLHCPYCHGYEVGGGSVGVLARTAEAARFAAVVADWGHVTLFTNAVPEPDDEALAVLAARDVKLRPGRVTAISDGPDGMLAVETGPGIPTLVKALFVMPEAKVRSAIPADRGLKTKETPIGRILHTDDSGQTSLPGLYAAGDIALGAANIALASANGVKTGVFLHHSLIWPAH from the coding sequence ATGACCGAAGATGCCATCATCGTCGGCGGGGGCTTTGCCGGCCTTTCCGCCGCCCTGCAGCTTGCCCGCGCCCGCCGCCGCGTCACCGTCGTCGACACCGGCGAACCGCGCAACCGCTTCGCCGCCCATGCGCACGGCTTCCTCGCGCAGGACGGCCGGCCGGGGCGCGACATCCTCGCCGATGCCCGCCGCCAGCTTGCCGCCTACGAGACCGTCACCTTCCGCGATGCGCCCGCCGAACGGCTGGACGGCGAGCGGGACGCCTTCACCGTCGTCACGGGCGACGGCGGACGGATCGCGGGGCGGCGCGTGCTGCTCGCCACCGGCTTCGAGGACCAGCTTCCCGCCATTCCCGGCCTTGCCGAGCGCTGGGGCAAGACGGTGCTGCATTGCCCCTATTGCCATGGCTACGAGGTGGGCGGCGGGTCGGTCGGCGTCCTCGCCCGCACGGCGGAGGCCGCGCGCTTTGCCGCCGTCGTCGCCGACTGGGGCCATGTCACGCTTTTTACCAATGCGGTGCCGGAGCCGGACGACGAGGCGCTTGCCGTTCTCGCCGCGCGCGACGTGAAGCTGCGGCCGGGCCGCGTCACCGCCATCTCGGACGGGCCGGACGGCATGCTCGCCGTCGAGACCGGCCCCGGCATTCCGACGCTGGTCAAGGCGCTCTTCGTCATGCCGGAGGCGAAGGTGCGCAGCGCGATTCCGGCCGACCGCGGCCTGAAGACGAAGGAGACGCCCATCGGCCGGATCCTTCACACCGACGACAGCGGGCAGACCTCCCTGCCCGGCCTCTATGCGGCCGGCGACATCGCGCTGGGCGCGGCCAATATCGCGCTCGCCTCGGCCAATGGCGTGAAGACCGGCGTCTTCCTGCACCATTCGCTGATCTGGCCCGCACATTGA
- a CDS encoding DUF2155 domain-containing protein — translation MTSGFSRANAARRFVSAAFAAAVAGLVLAPVGAEAARIENPVATFSGIDKITGRITNFDVYIGETVQFGALQVTPKVCYSRDDTEAQKVTSFVEVDEITLDRKIRRIFTGWMFADSPGLNAVEHPVYDVWLTECKAKSDVPPPEDSEAKTQ, via the coding sequence ATGACATCAGGGTTTTCACGGGCAAACGCCGCACGGCGCTTCGTTTCGGCTGCTTTCGCAGCGGCCGTCGCAGGCCTTGTCCTGGCGCCTGTGGGCGCTGAGGCCGCGCGCATCGAAAACCCCGTCGCCACCTTCTCCGGCATCGACAAGATCACCGGCCGCATCACCAATTTCGATGTCTATATCGGCGAGACCGTGCAGTTCGGCGCGCTCCAGGTGACGCCCAAGGTCTGCTACAGCCGCGACGACACCGAGGCGCAGAAAGTGACCTCCTTCGTCGAGGTCGACGAAATCACGCTCGACCGCAAGATCCGCCGCATCTTCACCGGCTGGATGTTCGCCGACAGCCCCGGCCTCAACGCCGTGGAGCACCCCGTCTATGACGTGTGGCTGACCGAGTGCAAGGCGAAGTCGGACGTGCCGCCGCCGGAAGATTCCGAAGCGAAGACGCAGTAA
- a CDS encoding GNAT family N-acetyltransferase, with translation MITVRNAREADVPVLVEIGVRAWEQAVVGVADLQVRRDHARNAFQQFLTSRWLRVTVAEFDAQLAGWAAREGLDDEISDLWVEPSQQKKGLGSALLAAMEAEVVAAGFEAARLQTHARNVAAVGFFQKQGYAVNWLSVDYSQRLDRNIESVGLRRQLVEDEPVAYGPGGF, from the coding sequence ATGATCACGGTTCGCAATGCCCGGGAAGCGGATGTTCCTGTCCTCGTCGAGATCGGCGTCAGGGCCTGGGAACAGGCTGTCGTGGGCGTTGCCGATCTGCAGGTGCGGCGCGACCATGCCCGCAATGCCTTCCAGCAGTTCCTGACCAGCCGCTGGCTGCGGGTGACCGTCGCCGAGTTCGACGCCCAGCTTGCCGGCTGGGCGGCGCGCGAGGGGCTGGACGACGAGATCAGCGATCTCTGGGTCGAGCCGTCGCAGCAGAAGAAGGGCCTCGGCTCCGCCCTGCTGGCGGCCATGGAGGCGGAGGTCGTGGCGGCCGGCTTCGAGGCGGCGCGGCTCCAGACCCATGCGCGCAATGTCGCGGCGGTCGGCTTCTTCCAGAAGCAGGGTTATGCGGTGAACTGGCTGTCCGTCGACTATTCGCAGCGCCTCGACCGCAATATCGAATCGGTCGGCCTGCGCCGGCAGCTCGTCGAGGACGAGCCGGTCGCCTATGGGCCGGGCGGTTTTTGA